DNA from Arthrobacter sp. FW305-BF8:
GATCGGTGCGGTCAGTCGGTCCGGTTAGGCGGTGCCCGTATGACCGTCCACGACAGCACCCTTGAGGTACTGTTCGACGGCGGTCTCCGGGACGCGGTAGGAGCGGCCGAACCTGACGGCGGGCATCTCCCCCGAATGGACAAGGCGGTACACGGTCATTTTGGAGACACGCATTACCTCAGCCACCTCGGCCACGGTCAAGAACTTGGCGTTCGAGAAGTTCGACTCTGCGGACATTACCCATATTCCTTTGCTCTCAGCAACGACGCCGGTCTATCTGCGGTGTGCGCCGATGCTGAGCCATCGAACAACCGTGTGCTAGTTACTCTAGATGCTCACGTGGCCATTGTGAAAGCCCGGCGTTTCCGCGAGGATGCCGCCAGCTGTTCAAGCACGGACGCCGTCACATCCCACTCCATGCAGGCATCCGTGACGCTCTGGCCGTAGACCAGGTCCGAGCGGCCGGCGGCGTGATCGGCCACGTCTAGGGTCTGTGCGCCGCCCACCAGGAAGCTCTCCAGCATGACGCCGGCAATGGCCCCGGCAGCCGTTCCAGCGTCCTCCAGCTGGGCGCCGATCTCGAGCGCCACCTCGGCCTGGCGGTGGTGGCTCTTGCCGCTGTTGGCGTGGCTGGCGTCCACAATCAGCCGCGGATTGAGGTTCTTGGCGGCGAGCTTGGCGGAGGCCGCTTCGACGTCGGCGGCGGAGTAGTTGGGCCCCTTGCGGCCGCCGCGGAGGATCACGTGGGTGTCGGGGTTGCCCGCGGTGGACACCAGCGCGGCCCGGCCGTCGCCGTCGATCCCGAGGAAAGCCTGGGCTGCGGCCGCGGCGCTGCACGCGTCCACCGCGACCTGGAGGTCGCCGTCGGTCCCGTTCTTGAACCCGATGGGCATGGAGAGGCCGGAGGCGAGCTGCCGGTGGATCTGGCTTTCCGTGGTCCGCGCACCGATGGCACCCCAGGAGATGAGGTCGGCCATGTACTGCGGGCTGATGGGCTCGAGGAACTCGGTGGCGGTGGGGAGTTCCAGGGCGGTGACCTGCTGCAAGAAGCTGCGGGCCGCTCGCAGGCCGGTGACCATGTCGTGGCTGCCGTCCAGCCGGGGATCGTTGATCAGGCCCTTCCACCCCACGGTGGTGCGGGGCTTCTCGAAGTAGGTCCGCATGACGATCAGCAGGTCTTCCCGGTGCTTCTCGGCCTGGCTCACCAGCCGGCGGGCGTATTCCAGGCCGGCCTTGGGGTCGTGGATGGAGCAGGGGCCCACGATCACCAGCAGGCGGTCGTCAACGCCGTCCATGATGGCCCGGACTTCATCCCGGCCGCGTTCGACGACGTCGGCCGCCTTCGCGTCCAGCGGCAGTTCCGCGATCATCTCCTGGGGCGTGGGCAGGGCGGTGAACTCGCTGACCCTCAGGTTCGACGTGGACTGGCGTTTCGACGACGGCTGCTGGGTTTCGGTGGCTGTTGCGCTCATTTTCGGGGGTCCTGTTCCGGGTGGGAGCGGGCCCCTGATCAGAACCCGCCGTAGAAATGGCGAAGGGCAGAGAATGATCTCTGCCCTGTTGGCTCTGAAGGAAAGTTGGATGCGTGTCAGTTAGACGCGGGCCCCTCCAGAGCCAACGAAAAATACGCATACCAACGGTTAGTCATGGAAACGACCATAAGCCCGCACTGACGGATCACCAAATCAACTGCGTCACATTCGGACCATGCAGCACCGCAGACCGGCGAGGAGCGCGGACGTACAGTTGTGGCCCCTAGGAAGCGTTTCCCAGGAGCCACAAGTGTACGTTCGCGCTGGACTGACCGTGTTTACGCTGTGGTTTGTTCCACCCGCTGCTTGGCGGGCTCTCCGTAGCGTTCCTCCTCGATCTGCTCAAGGCTCTTGCCGCGGGTGTCCGGAGCCCAGATGACCCCGATGAGCAGGGCCGCCACCAAGGCCCCAATCATGATGGCGCCGACAAAGGGCACGCCGCGCTCGGCGAGCAGCGTCGGGAACCAGTAGCTCAGCAGGCCCACAACGATCCGGGCCACGAAAAAGAGGACACCCTGCGCGCTGGCCCGGTAGCGCGTCGCGAACATCTCTGCCGCCCACAGCGCATAGAAGGCCTGCGCGCCGATGCCGGCCGAGATGCCCCACAGCGCCGCGAAGAGAATCAGTACCGGCGTTGTGACGTGGACAAAGACCAGCAGGACCCAGGCGGCAAGGCCCAGCACGGCGCCGATCCCGTACAGCAGGCGGCGGTCGACGCGGTCGCCGTACTTCATGAAGCCGAAGTACGTGGCCGCGACGGTAAGCGTCCACAGCAGCACCTGCAGCAGGTTCTGCTCAGCGGACGATTCGACCCCGGACGACTCGTAGACCCGCGGCATGAAGATGCCCATCTGCCCGGCAACCAGGTTCCAGAGGGCGTAGACGCCCACGAGGAAAAGGATGGCCTTCAGGTTGGTGGCGTTGGTCAGCAGCTCGCGGTAGTTTCGCCGCTTAATGCCGGAGGCTTCCTCCAGCAGGCGCGCTTCGTTCGACTTCTTCCAGGTGTGGGACTCGGACAGCCGGCGGCGGATCCACCAGGTGATGAAGGCGATGACGAACAGGTGGGCGAAGACCAGGCGGCTTCCCAGCAGCCCCAGCGGAACGACGACGGTGGCAAGGAGGAAGACCAGGGCCGGAGCGAGCGACCACGCAAACTGCGCGGTGCCCACGTGCCGGGCCCGCTGTTCGGAGGGCGCCTCTTCCGCGATATAGGTCCAGGCAACGGGCACTCCGGCTCCGACGGCGATCCCTGTGAGGATCACGCCGACGACGAGCATCCACGGTGCCACGGCAAAAATCACCAGGGCCGTGCCGATCATGTAGAGGATGAGGTCGTAGGTATAGATGAACTTGCGGCCGTAGCGGTCGCCCAGCGGGCCGCCGACCATCGCCCCGACTGCGGCACCGAAGGCGTTGGCGCTGAGGGCGGCAATAAGGCCGACGACGAGGTTGCTGAACCCGAAATATTCCTGCCACAGCGTCAGGCTCGTGGCCAGGGCGATGATGGATCCGGCTTCGATGTAGTTGGACATGGACACAGCGACAGTGGCCTTCCAGCCGCCGATCTCTGGGGTTTTGGTCATTCTGGATCTTTCTCTGGCGACGCCGTTGGCGCCGGGCAGCCGCGTTGGGCGTGCCCTGTCTTGATACGTTTCAAGAATGGCGCGACGACGTCAGATCGCCGCATCGAGTGTCAGGGGTTGGTAGCGGCGCAGGGCCGTTCCGGCACCGGCTATTTTGCGGAGTTGCGGCAACCCGCCGGCGGCCGCACCTGCGGCGCGGGCCTGGATAAGCACGTTGCCGAGGGCCGTGGCCTCGACCGGGCCGGCGATGACCGGTTTGCCGGTGGCTTGGGCCGTGAGCTGGCACAGCAGCGTGTTCTGCGAGCCGCCGCCGACGATGTGCACCACGTCGACGGCAACACCGGCGAGGCGTTCGGCGTCGGCGATGGTGCGTGCGTAGCCGGCGGCCAGGCTGTCCAGGATGCAGCGGACAATTGCTGCAGGCTCGTCGGGAAGGACGGCGCCGGTGTTGCGGACTGCTGCGCGGATGCGGTCCGGCATGTTGTCCGGGGCGATGAAGGCGGGGTCGTCGGGGTTGATCCGTGGCCCGCCGGGCGGCAGGGCCGCGGCTGCGTCGAGGAGGTCCCCGATCGCCGGCCGGTAACCGGCGCCGGCCCAGGTGCGCTGGCATTCGCTGAGCAGCCAGAGGCCGCCGACGTTGCGCAGGTACCGGGTGGTGCCGTCCACGCCGCGCTCGTTGGTGAAGTTCGCCGCCCGGCTGGCTTCGGTCAGCACCGGGTGCTGCAGCTCTAGCCCGACGAGGGACCAGGTGCCGGAGGAGATGTACGCGAAGTTTTCCTCGTTGCTGTCCGCTGTCGCGGGGACGGCGGCGACGGCCGAGGCGGTGTCGTGCGAGCCGACGGCCACCACCTTCGTTGCCTCAGGCAGCCCGGTCCGCTCGGCGATTCCGGGCAGCAGGGTGCCGAGGGTTTCGCCGGGCTGGATCAGCGGCGGGAACAGATCCTGGGGCAGGCCCAGGGGTCCGAACAGCTCGCTGGCCCACTCCCCCGCGACGGCATCGAACAGCCCTGTGGTGGAGGCGTTGGTGGCCTCGGCGCGGCGGACCCCGGTGAGCAGGAACGCGATCAGGTCCGGGATCAGCAGGGCCTGCAGCCCGCCCAAATCCGGTTCGGTGGCGAGCTGATAGAGCGTGTTGAACTGCAGGAACTGCAGCCCCGTGGTGGCGTAGAGCCGTGCCGGGTCCAGCTTCTGGTGCACGCGGGCGACGGCGGCGCGGCTGCGCTCGTCCCGGTAGCTGTAGGGCTGTGCGGTGAGTTCGCCGGCCTTATTGACCAGGCCGTAGTCCACCGCCCAGGTGTCGATGCCGATGCTGATGATGGTTTCCCCACGCTCGCCCGCAATGCGGGCCGCGGCAGCGAGGCCGGTGAGCACCTCGGCGAAGAGGGCGTCGAAGTCCCAGCGCAGGCCGCCGTCGGACTCCACCACACCGTTGGGGAAACGGTGCACGACGTCGAGCGCCGCCCGCCGGCCGCCGTCGGCCTCTCCTCCAGTGCTGATGCGTCCCAGGATGACGCGTCCCGAGGAGGCGCCAATATCGACAGCGGCGAACACACTGCCGGCGAACAGGCCGCCGTCGACATCTCCCCCTACAGGGGATGCAGGTACGGTGTTCACCGCAGGAACGCTGCCGCGACGCCGGCGTCGACAGGGATGTGGAGGCCGGTGGTGTGCGAAAGTTCGTTGCTGGTGAGCACGGCCGCGGCGTTGGCGACGTGTTCGGGCAGGACCTCGCGCTTGAGCAGGGTGCGCTGGGCGTAGTACTCGCCCAGTTTCTCCTCGTCCACGCCGTAGACGGCGGCGCGCTTGGCGCCCCAGCCGCCGGCGAAGATCCCGGAGCCGCGGACCACGCCGTCGGGGTTGATGCCGTTGACGCGGATGCCGTACTCGCCCAGTTCCGCGGCGAGCAGGCGGACCTGGTGGGCCTGGTCGGCCTTGGTGGCGGAGTAGGCGATGTTGTTCGGGCCGGCGAACACGGAGTTCTTGGAGGAGATGTAGATGATGTCCCCGCCCAGGCCCTGGTCGATCATGACCTTCGCGGCGGCTTTGGCCACGAGGAAGGAGCCCTTGGCCATGACGTTGTGCTGGAGGTCCCAGTCCTTCTCGGTGGTTTCCAGCAGCGGCTTGGAGATGGACAGGCCGGCGTTGTTGACCACCAGGTCCACGCCGCCGAAGGCCAGCACGGCCTCGTCGATCGCGGCGGCCACCTGGGCCTCGTTGGTCACGTCGGCCTGGACGCCGACGGCGACGTCCGGGCCGCCGAGTTCGGCGGCGACGGCCTGGGCGTTCTCGAGGTTCAGGTCCGCGATGACCACGCAGGCGCCCTCCGCGGCGAGGCGGGTGGCGATGGCCTTGCCGATGCCCGACGCCGCCCCGGTCACCAGGGCGATGCGGGTGGCATGGGACTTGGGCTTGGGCATCCGGGCCAGCTTGGCTTCCTCCAGGGCCCAGTACTCGATGCGGAACTTCTCGGCCTCCTCGATCGGGGCGTAGGTGGAGATCGCTTCGGCGCCGCGCATCACGTTGATCGCGTTCAGGTAGAACTCCCCGGCCACCCGGGCGGTCTGTTTGTCCTTGCCGAAGGAGAACATGCCCACCCCGGGGACCAGGACGATGGCGGGGTCGGCGCCGCGCAACGCTGGGCTGTTCGCATCCGCGTGGCGGTCGTAGTACGCCTGGTAGTCCTCGCGGTAGGCGGCGTGCAGTTCCTTCAGCCGGGCCACGGAGTCCTCGATGGAGGCGTCCGCGGGCAGGTCCAGGACGAGCGGCTTGACCTTGGTGCGCAGGAAGTGGTCCGGGCAGGAGGTACCCAGCGCGCCCAGGCGGGGGTGCTCGGCGGCTTCAAGGAACTCAAGCGCCGCGGCCTCGTCGCTGAAGTGGCCCACCTGCGGCTTGTCCGCCGAGGCCAGGCCGCGGATCACCGGGGCCAGCGCGGCAGCTTTGGCGCGCCGCTCAGCCTCGGGCAGCGGGGCGTAGCCGGGCAGCTTCGGGCCGAAGGGCTCGGCCTTGCCGTTGGCGGCGATGTACTGCTCGGCCTGTTCGATGATCCAGAGCGAGTTGGCTTCGGCTTCCTCGCTGGTCTCGCCCCAGGCGGTGATGCCGTGCCCGCCCAGGATGGTGCCGATGGCCTGCGGGTTGGCGTCCTTGATCGCAGCGATGTCCAGGCCCAGCTGGAACCCTGGCCGGCGCCACGGCACCCAGACCACCTTGTCGCCGAAGATCTTGGCGGTCAATGCTTCACCGTCGGCGGCCGTGGCGACGGCGATGCCCGAGTCGGGGTGCAGGTGGTCCACGTGGGCGGCGTCCACGAGGCCGTGCATGGCGGTGTCGATCGACGGGGCGGCGCCGCCCTTGCCGTGCAGGCAGTAATCGAACGCGGCCACCATCTCGTCCTCACGCTCCACGCCCGGGTAGACGTTCTTCAGCGCCTGCAGCCGGTCCAGCCGCAGCACCGCAAGGTTCCCCGGTTTCAACGTGCCGAGGTCACCGCCGGAGCCCTTCACCCACAGAAGCTGGACGTCCTCGTCAGTGACCGGGTCCTTTTCGGCGCCCTTCGCGGAGGTGTTGCCGCCGGCGAAGTTCGTGTTCCGCTTGTCCGCGCCAAGGCGGTTGGAACGGGCGATCAGGTCTTCAACAGTCTTGTTTGTTGTGTTCTGCATGTTCATGCCCCTTACGCGCCCCATCCGGATTGCTGGCCGCCCACGCGGTCCTCGTTGATCTTCTTCTGGTAGCCGCTGGCCTTGTACGCCGCCAGCGGGTCCGCGGGCAGGCCGCGGGCTTCACGCCACTCGGCCAGGAGCGGCCGGACGTCGGTGTAGAAAGCGTCGTTGAACACCGCATTTGCGGCCAGCACATCCCCGGCTCGCTGAGCCTCGGCCAGCGCGGCCGTGTCCACCAGCAGGGCGCGGGCGGTCATTTCCTGCACATTCAGCACTGAGCGGATCTGGCCCGGGATCTTCTCCTCCAGGTTGTGGCACTGGTCCAGCATGAGCGCAACGCCGGACTCTTTGCCGAAGCCGCCGCCGCGGATCACCTCGTGCATGATGCGGAACAGCTGGAACGGGTCCGCGGCACCCACGATCAGGTCATCGTCCGCGTAGAAGCGGGAGTTGAAGTCGAACGAGCCCAGCTTGCCCAGGCGCAGCAGCTGCATGACGATGAACTCGATGTTGGTGCCGGGGGCGTGGTGGCCGGTGTCCAAACAGACAAAGGCCTTCTCACCCAGCGCCAGAGTCTGCGCGTAGGAGGTGCCCCAGTCCGGAACATCCGTGTGGTAGAAAGCCGGCTCGAAGAACTTGTACTCCAGCACCAGGCGCTGGTCCTCGCCCAAGCGTCCATAGATCTCCTGCAGGGACTCGGCCAGCCTGTCCTGGCGGCCGCGCATGTCATCCTGGCCCGGGTAGTTGGTGCCATCCGCGAGCCAGATCTTCAGGTCCCGGGAGCCGGTGGCGTGCATGATGTCGATGCACTCAAAGTGGTGGTCGATCGCGCGGCGCCGGACGGCGTCGTCCGAGGACGTCAGCGAGCCGAACTTGTACTCGTCATCCTGGAAGGTGTTGGAGTTGATCGTGCCCAGCCCCACGCCCAGGCCGGCCGCGTAGTCATTCAGGGCCGCGTAGTCGTCCACCTTGTCCCACGGGATGTGCAGCGCCACGGTGGGCGCCAGTCCGGTGAGCTCATGGACCTTGGCGGCGTCCGCCAGTTTCTCCTGGACGGTGCGCGGCGTACCTGGCGTGCCGAACACCTTGAACCTGGTGCCCGAGTTGCCATAAGCCCACGACGGAACCTCAATAGCAAGCTCCGAAAGCCGGCCCAGTGCCGATGCTGTGTTGTTCATGATCAGTCTTTCGTCAGTGTGTCGCGGTGAAGGTGCTTGGAGATTTAGTGCTTGAAAGCTTTAGTGTTCGACGACGACGGCGGCGTCGGCGCTGCTGCCGGCGGCGGCCAGCTGCCCGTCCAGGTTGAACACCTCGTCGAGGACGCGGAAGCCCTCGTCGGGCGGAACATCGCTGTCCCGGAAAAGTGTGGCCATTTCCGCCTGCCAGCGGGCATTGACGTCCGTGAGGGCCATCCGGGCCCGGACCGCGTCAAAGTCGTCGCATTCGAGGTAGCCGATCAGCAGCCCGTCGTCGTCAAGAAACAGCGAATAGTTGTTCCAGCCCGCGTCCTTGAGCGCGGCCAGCATCTCCGGCCAGACGGCAGCGTGGCGCCGGCGGTACTCCCCCAGCAGCCCCGGCTGGACGGAGGATCGGAAGCAAACCCTCATGTTGTACTCCTGTGGACGTTTCGGTTGCTGCGAAGGGAGAGGTAGCGAATTCGTTCGGCTTTGAATGTCTACCGAAGTTGAATCGTTTCATTGTTACGATTCAAAGTACTCTGGACGGAAGAAGGGTGTCAAGCGTTTTCACCCGGACGGGCAAATCGATCTTCGGAGGATCAGCAGAATGTCGCGGGCAGCAAGCATCAAGGACGTCGCCAACCACGCGCAGGTTGCGGTGGGGACGGTCTCCAACGTCCTCAACAATCCGGACCGCGTCTCCAAGCGCACCAAGGACAAGGTGCTCCAGGCGATCGACGAGCTGGGCTTCGTCCGCAACGACGCCGCACGGCAGCTGCGCGCAGGGCACAGCCGGACCATCGGCGTCGTGGTCCTGGACGTTGGCAACCCCTTCTTCACGTCGCTGGTCCGCGCCGCGGAGGACGCTGCCGCTGTGAACGGCAGCGCCGTGCTGCTGGGCGACAGCGGCCACGACGCGAACCGGGAATCGCACTACATCGACCTCTTCCAGGAACAGCGGGTCCAGGGCCTGCTGATCTCCCCGGTGGGCGACGTCGCCGACCGGCTGGAGGCCCTCCGGCAGCGGGGTGTTCCCACGGTCCTGGTGGACCGGCTGGCCGATGAGGACCGCTTCAGCTCCGTCTCCGTGGATGACGACGCCGGCGGTTACCTCGCCGCCCGTCACCTCCTCGACCTGGGGCGTCGGAAGCTGGCCTTCGTGGGCGGCCCACTGTCCATCCGCCAGGTATCCGACCGCCTTCTGGGCGCCCGCCGCGCCGTGGCCGAGGTGGACGGCGCAGCACTGGAGGTGCTCGACTCCGACGGCCAGTCCGTTCTCGCCGGACGGGAGGTGGGCAACAGCCTCATGGAGCGAGGCGCAACCAACATGCCGGACGGCATCTTCTGCGCCAACGACCTGCTGGCGCTCGGAGTGATGCAGTCCCTGACCATGATGAACAACGTCAGCATTCCCGACGACGTGGCCCTGATCGGCTACGACGACATCGACTTCGCCGTGTCCGCCGTCGTGCCGCTTTCCTCCATCCGCCAGCCCACCGACGCGATCGGCAGGACTGCCATCGAGCTCCTGACGGAGGAACTGGACGCCCAGCACCCGCGGCACCGTGCCGTCGTGTTCACGCCCGAACTGGTGGTCAGGCAAAGTACCGCCGGCGCCGCCGCGCCCCACTAAGCCGGCCTGCGCTCGGCACGACTCCCACCGGACCGGCACTTCCGGTCAGGGAGTACACTTGGTGGCAGACCGCCCGGGAAAGCGCTTGCCAAGGACGCATGCACGCTCCCGTGTAACGGTTGACGATGGCGTCGCGCAGCACCGCAGCGCCGGACAGGAGCACCATGGATATCCCTCTGACGCAGCCCGGCCCGTCAGGCCCGTCAGGCCTGCCAGCCGCCAAAGCCGCTTCCCCGCACCGCACCGGCCCGGCACGTGTGGCCCTGATCGGCGTCCATGGCTTCGGCGCCCACCACCTGAAGAACCTCGAACGGCTGACCCAGGCCGGCGCAGTGGAACTTGTGGCCGTGGCCGACCCGAAACCGCCGGCCCCCGACGCATTGCCCCGCACCACGGCGGTCCACCCCGACCTGGAATCCCTCCTCGCGGGCAACCACCGGCCCGACGTGGTCATCGTCGCCACGCCCATCCAGACCCACGCGCCGCTTGCCCTGGCCACCCTGGCCTCCGGCGCCGACCTCTATTTGGAGAAACCCCCGGTGGCATCGCTGGCCGACTTCCGGCAACTGCAGGAGGCCGCTGAAGCGTCCGGGCGCAGCGTGCAGATCGGATTCCAGAGCCTCGGATCGCAGGCGCTGGTGGCCATTGACGGGCTCCTCAAGGACGGGACCATCGGCACGCTGCAGGGGATCGGCGCAACCGGGCGCTGGGTGCGGGACCGCGCCTACTGCAAGCGCTCCCGGTGGGCCGGCAAGCGGAGCATGGATGGCGTGGACGTGGTGGATGGCGTGGCTACCAATCCCCTGGCACACGCCATCGCCACCGCCCTGCGGATCGCCGGCGCCCGGACCGTGGAGCATGTGGCCTCCGTGGAGACGGACCTGTACCGCGCGAATGACATCGAGGCCGACGACACCTCGGTCATTCGGATCCGGACCTCCGCCGGCCTGCCGATTACATGCGCCCTGACGCTCTGCGCCTCGGAGTCCGTGGAGCCGTACATCACCCTGCAGGGCTCTGAGGGAACGGCCGTTTTCCACTACACGAAAGACCGGCTGCACATCAGCAACGCGGACGGAGAGCACTCGCTGCAGTTCGGCCGCGACGACCTCACCGAAAACCTGCTGGAATACCTCGCTGGGGACACAGAACTCACCAGCGCCCTCAACGACTCCGGCGCGTTCATGCTGGTGCTTGAGGCCGTCCGCACC
Protein-coding regions in this window:
- a CDS encoding helix-turn-helix domain-containing protein, producing the protein MSAESNFSNAKFLTVAEVAEVMRVSKMTVYRLVHSGEMPAVRFGRSYRVPETAVEQYLKGAVVDGHTGTA
- a CDS encoding 3-deoxy-7-phosphoheptulonate synthase — protein: MSATATETQQPSSKRQSTSNLRVSEFTALPTPQEMIAELPLDAKAADVVERGRDEVRAIMDGVDDRLLVIVGPCSIHDPKAGLEYARRLVSQAEKHREDLLIVMRTYFEKPRTTVGWKGLINDPRLDGSHDMVTGLRAARSFLQQVTALELPTATEFLEPISPQYMADLISWGAIGARTTESQIHRQLASGLSMPIGFKNGTDGDLQVAVDACSAAAAAQAFLGIDGDGRAALVSTAGNPDTHVILRGGRKGPNYSAADVEAASAKLAAKNLNPRLIVDASHANSGKSHHRQAEVALEIGAQLEDAGTAAGAIAGVMLESFLVGGAQTLDVADHAAGRSDLVYGQSVTDACMEWDVTASVLEQLAASSRKRRAFTMAT
- a CDS encoding MFS transporter, with the protein product MTKTPEIGGWKATVAVSMSNYIEAGSIIALATSLTLWQEYFGFSNLVVGLIAALSANAFGAAVGAMVGGPLGDRYGRKFIYTYDLILYMIGTALVIFAVAPWMLVVGVILTGIAVGAGVPVAWTYIAEEAPSEQRARHVGTAQFAWSLAPALVFLLATVVVPLGLLGSRLVFAHLFVIAFITWWIRRRLSESHTWKKSNEARLLEEASGIKRRNYRELLTNATNLKAILFLVGVYALWNLVAGQMGIFMPRVYESSGVESSAEQNLLQVLLWTLTVAATYFGFMKYGDRVDRRLLYGIGAVLGLAAWVLLVFVHVTTPVLILFAALWGISAGIGAQAFYALWAAEMFATRYRASAQGVLFFVARIVVGLLSYWFPTLLAERGVPFVGAIMIGALVAALLIGVIWAPDTRGKSLEQIEEERYGEPAKQRVEQTTA
- a CDS encoding rhamnulokinase; its protein translation is MNTVPASPVGGDVDGGLFAGSVFAAVDIGASSGRVILGRISTGGEADGGRRAALDVVHRFPNGVVESDGGLRWDFDALFAEVLTGLAAAARIAGERGETIISIGIDTWAVDYGLVNKAGELTAQPYSYRDERSRAAVARVHQKLDPARLYATTGLQFLQFNTLYQLATEPDLGGLQALLIPDLIAFLLTGVRRAEATNASTTGLFDAVAGEWASELFGPLGLPQDLFPPLIQPGETLGTLLPGIAERTGLPEATKVVAVGSHDTASAVAAVPATADSNEENFAYISSGTWSLVGLELQHPVLTEASRAANFTNERGVDGTTRYLRNVGGLWLLSECQRTWAGAGYRPAIGDLLDAAAALPPGGPRINPDDPAFIAPDNMPDRIRAAVRNTGAVLPDEPAAIVRCILDSLAAGYARTIADAERLAGVAVDVVHIVGGGSQNTLLCQLTAQATGKPVIAGPVEATALGNVLIQARAAGAAAGGLPQLRKIAGAGTALRRYQPLTLDAAI
- a CDS encoding bifunctional aldolase/short-chain dehydrogenase, with translation MNMQNTTNKTVEDLIARSNRLGADKRNTNFAGGNTSAKGAEKDPVTDEDVQLLWVKGSGGDLGTLKPGNLAVLRLDRLQALKNVYPGVEREDEMVAAFDYCLHGKGGAAPSIDTAMHGLVDAAHVDHLHPDSGIAVATAADGEALTAKIFGDKVVWVPWRRPGFQLGLDIAAIKDANPQAIGTILGGHGITAWGETSEEAEANSLWIIEQAEQYIAANGKAEPFGPKLPGYAPLPEAERRAKAAALAPVIRGLASADKPQVGHFSDEAAALEFLEAAEHPRLGALGTSCPDHFLRTKVKPLVLDLPADASIEDSVARLKELHAAYREDYQAYYDRHADANSPALRGADPAIVLVPGVGMFSFGKDKQTARVAGEFYLNAINVMRGAEAISTYAPIEEAEKFRIEYWALEEAKLARMPKPKSHATRIALVTGAASGIGKAIATRLAAEGACVVIADLNLENAQAVAAELGGPDVAVGVQADVTNEAQVAAAIDEAVLAFGGVDLVVNNAGLSISKPLLETTEKDWDLQHNVMAKGSFLVAKAAAKVMIDQGLGGDIIYISSKNSVFAGPNNIAYSATKADQAHQVRLLAAELGEYGIRVNGINPDGVVRGSGIFAGGWGAKRAAVYGVDEEKLGEYYAQRTLLKREVLPEHVANAAAVLTSNELSHTTGLHIPVDAGVAAAFLR
- the rhaI gene encoding L-rhamnose isomerase, which produces MNNTASALGRLSELAIEVPSWAYGNSGTRFKVFGTPGTPRTVQEKLADAAKVHELTGLAPTVALHIPWDKVDDYAALNDYAAGLGVGLGTINSNTFQDDEYKFGSLTSSDDAVRRRAIDHHFECIDIMHATGSRDLKIWLADGTNYPGQDDMRGRQDRLAESLQEIYGRLGEDQRLVLEYKFFEPAFYHTDVPDWGTSYAQTLALGEKAFVCLDTGHHAPGTNIEFIVMQLLRLGKLGSFDFNSRFYADDDLIVGAADPFQLFRIMHEVIRGGGFGKESGVALMLDQCHNLEEKIPGQIRSVLNVQEMTARALLVDTAALAEAQRAGDVLAANAVFNDAFYTDVRPLLAEWREARGLPADPLAAYKASGYQKKINEDRVGGQQSGWGA
- a CDS encoding L-rhamnose mutarotase, producing the protein MRVCFRSSVQPGLLGEYRRRHAAVWPEMLAALKDAGWNNYSLFLDDDGLLIGYLECDDFDAVRARMALTDVNARWQAEMATLFRDSDVPPDEGFRVLDEVFNLDGQLAAAGSSADAAVVVEH
- a CDS encoding LacI family DNA-binding transcriptional regulator, whose translation is MSRAASIKDVANHAQVAVGTVSNVLNNPDRVSKRTKDKVLQAIDELGFVRNDAARQLRAGHSRTIGVVVLDVGNPFFTSLVRAAEDAAAVNGSAVLLGDSGHDANRESHYIDLFQEQRVQGLLISPVGDVADRLEALRQRGVPTVLVDRLADEDRFSSVSVDDDAGGYLAARHLLDLGRRKLAFVGGPLSIRQVSDRLLGARRAVAEVDGAALEVLDSDGQSVLAGREVGNSLMERGATNMPDGIFCANDLLALGVMQSLTMMNNVSIPDDVALIGYDDIDFAVSAVVPLSSIRQPTDAIGRTAIELLTEELDAQHPRHRAVVFTPELVVRQSTAGAAAPH
- a CDS encoding DUF6807 family protein; the protein is MDIPLTQPGPSGPSGLPAAKAASPHRTGPARVALIGVHGFGAHHLKNLERLTQAGAVELVAVADPKPPAPDALPRTTAVHPDLESLLAGNHRPDVVIVATPIQTHAPLALATLASGADLYLEKPPVASLADFRQLQEAAEASGRSVQIGFQSLGSQALVAIDGLLKDGTIGTLQGIGATGRWVRDRAYCKRSRWAGKRSMDGVDVVDGVATNPLAHAIATALRIAGARTVEHVASVETDLYRANDIEADDTSVIRIRTSAGLPITCALTLCASESVEPYITLQGSEGTAVFHYTKDRLHISNADGEHSLQFGRDDLTENLLEYLAGDTELTSALNDSGAFMLVLEAVRTAEPPAPVTPGYVRWEGDGDAARAVIPGIEDALERAIGAHATFRELALPWARATEPGAATVLFDDGGRPLAVRRTGARLNARLSPRPYLHPVATLGGTVVTDHLPADHPWHLGAGFALQDVNGTNFWGGKTYRRDAGAYVSRQDHGRIELLPAAAGDPDGFDTRELRWLGTDGQPLLTEQRTASREVLGGSVWRLDLGTELTAVVDVSLGSPGSNGAAGSGYGGFFWRLPACSGARIFTSDAEGESAVHGSVAPWLAWTASFGEVPGIRSGQAATLVFGAPAEAADPWFVRCSGYPGVGSALAWDRPVTLAAGESLRRSLSVWVCDGELSPAAVASLLARR